ATGAAAAATAATCCTGAAAATATTAATTTTCATTTTGAAGTAACAGCTCACTTATTAGATAGGGAAATGATAGAGTTTTTAAAAAATGTACCTGAAGGCATGTTTCAATTTGAAATAGGGGTACAGTCTACAAATGAAAAAACTATAGAAGCAATAGGAAGAACTACTGATTTTGATAAACTTTCATCTGTAGTTAAAGAGATAAATAATTATAAAAACATTCATCAACATCTAGATCTAATAGTAGGTCTTCCATATGAAAATTATAATAGCTTTAAAAATTCATTTAATGATGTGTATAATTTAGAGCCTGAAAAACTACAATTAGGTTTTTTAAAATTATTAAAAGGATCTGAATTAAGACAAAAAACAAGAGAATATGGTTTTAAGTTTCATGATTCACCACCTTATGAAATTATGGAAAATAAATTTATAAGTTATAATGAAGTTTTAAAACTTAAGATCATTGAAGATTTAGTTGATAAATATGGAAATGAATTAAATTTTAAAAATAGTATAAATTATATAATTAAAAATTATTTTGATAATCCTTTTGATTTTTATGAACATTTTTCTCGCTACTGGGAAGAACGAAGATATCATACTATATCCCATAGCTTAAAGAGATTATATGAAATATTGTATGAATATTTTATATTTTACTTTAAAAAAGATAATGATATATTTAATGATATTTTAAAATATGATTATATCTTTAATAATAATAAATCAATGCCAAATTACATTAAGTTCTATGATGAATATAAAATAAAAAAACTTCGTCATGATTTTTTAAAGAAAGATGATAATTTAAAAAAATATTTGCCAAGTTATATAGGTTTATCTGCTAAGAAAATAATAAAAGACATTTCAATTATAAGTTTTAAATTTGATGTTGAAACCTTTTTAAAAACTTTTGATAAAGAAGATATATCATATGTGAAAAAAATATATCTATTTGAGCATAAGGGAAAAAATAATGTTTTTACCAAGTCAAAAGTATATGATATTACAAAAGAATTTTTAGAAGAGGAGAGTTAAAATGGTTATATTAAAAGACTTATTATATTTAAATAAAGATGCATTTAATAAGACTATTCGTCTGTTGACGAAAAACTGGACATTAATACTTACAGGAATAGCATATTTAGTTATAAATATTGTATTAGGAATAGTTGTTAACACATTATTTATGGGGGTTTTAAGAATAATAGGGGGGATAGTTTTAACACTTGCAATGGCTTCTATGATTTCTAATTATTTATATCTACTGCAAAATATAATTAGAGTAGAAAAGTTTGATTTAGAAGATTTTAAAATGGGTTTTACAGCTCTTCTTCGTAAAGTATACAGTGTACTTTTAATTGGATGGCTTGCAAGTTTATTATATAATATGATTTTATCACCTTTGATTGGAAGTTTAGGAAGTTTTATTACTATGCTTATACCATTAGCTATATTTATATTTTTAAATGCACTTCCAGAATCTCTTTATCAAAAGTTTTATGACCCTTGGGAAACTATAGTTTATGCATTTGAGTTTATAAAGGAAAACTGGTTAGAATGGTTTATACCTAATATTATATTTATGATTCTATTATATATTTTATCTGGAAGATTGTTATTAAATTTATTCTCTATT
The genomic region above belongs to Senegalia massiliensis and contains:
- a CDS encoding B12-binding domain-containing radical SAM protein; translation: MKLLITTLNSKFVHSSLSIRYLKEYIKDLNVDIDIEEYTINQNLDFIVSEIFKKNIHVVAFSTYIWGVKETITICEKLKIIKPDLKIILGGPEVSFDIKQLMNNNKFIDFIIYGEGEETFRELIINMIGNKKYDDLLGLAYRVGDDIKINSPRPLINNLDKIPSPFMSNMNSFKNKIIYYETSRGCPFNCKFCLSSTIKGVRFFSIDRVKKDLKFLIDSKVKQVKFVDRTFNADKKYSIEIMTYIMKNNPENINFHFEVTAHLLDREMIEFLKNVPEGMFQFEIGVQSTNEKTIEAIGRTTDFDKLSSVVKEINNYKNIHQHLDLIVGLPYENYNSFKNSFNDVYNLEPEKLQLGFLKLLKGSELRQKTREYGFKFHDSPPYEIMENKFISYNEVLKLKIIEDLVDKYGNELNFKNSINYIIKNYFDNPFDFYEHFSRYWEERRYHTISHSLKRLYEILYEYFIFYFKKDNDIFNDILKYDYIFNNNKSMPNYIKFYDEYKIKKLRHDFLKKDDNLKKYLPSYIGLSAKKIIKDISIISFKFDVETFLKTFDKEDISYVKKIYLFEHKGKNNVFTKSKVYDITKEFLEEES